Proteins encoded by one window of Candidatus Finniella inopinata:
- a CDS encoding O-antigen ligase family protein, producing MIPWAVVLYVRERDRSNRFWSKEVLFFVAMAGWFLLSTLWSSSHSYKIQKALCFSFYTIPAFLMGYLVISNNCERLVRLLQSLLIFALIVFAETFRVFYVKGMGSIQDIMGTNYLVTGQTLGVGLIVLIVYSLHRFVDANRKTLGLEIVLGSLFFYGLINIGGRGPFAACAISTLVLYAVFCRYSNAVKNPLLHLVLFSTVTFVLCVGLNYLFHQQGSHFANRMMPLLNSIKADGSAMERLEFYQSAIKAFVANPVVGLGFGGWPVYHGLSDISYHPHNIFLEIMAETGMVGLLLFVAFLTVCVQGLSLGPILSSPLLVAACLITLFAFMNACKTGDLHDNMLFFFALSLVAGLKRNSISIKVV from the coding sequence TTGATACCGTGGGCCGTTGTTCTTTATGTTCGGGAAAGGGATCGGTCAAATCGGTTTTGGTCCAAAGAGGTTTTGTTTTTTGTGGCGATGGCAGGTTGGTTTTTGCTGAGCACTTTATGGTCGTCTTCCCATAGTTATAAAATTCAAAAGGCCCTTTGTTTTTCATTTTATACAATCCCTGCATTTCTGATGGGATATCTTGTGATCTCGAATAATTGTGAGAGATTGGTGCGTCTTCTTCAGTCCTTGCTGATTTTTGCTCTTATCGTTTTTGCTGAAACGTTTCGTGTTTTTTACGTCAAGGGGATGGGGTCAATTCAAGATATCATGGGGACAAATTATTTGGTGACGGGGCAGACTCTTGGGGTTGGTCTTATTGTTTTGATTGTATATAGCCTTCACCGATTTGTTGACGCGAACCGCAAAACTTTAGGGCTGGAAATTGTTTTAGGCAGCCTGTTTTTTTATGGGCTGATCAATATTGGGGGAAGGGGGCCTTTTGCGGCCTGTGCCATTTCTACTCTTGTTTTATACGCGGTTTTTTGCAGGTATTCCAACGCTGTCAAAAATCCGCTTTTGCACCTTGTTTTGTTTTCCACTGTGACTTTTGTCCTTTGCGTGGGGTTAAATTATTTGTTCCATCAACAAGGGTCTCATTTTGCGAATCGGATGATGCCTTTGCTGAATTCGATAAAGGCTGACGGGTCTGCCATGGAACGGCTGGAGTTCTACCAATCGGCTATCAAGGCTTTTGTGGCCAACCCTGTGGTGGGTCTTGGTTTTGGTGGGTGGCCTGTGTACCATGGTTTGAGTGACATCAGTTATCATCCCCATAATATCTTTCTGGAGATCATGGCTGAGACGGGTATGGTTGGGCTTTTATTATTTGTGGCTTTTTTGACAGTTTGCGTTCAGGGCTTGTCATTGGGCCCAATTCTTTCCTCGCCTCTATTGGTTGCGGCTTGTTTGATCACCCTTTTTGCATTTATGAATGCGTGTAAAACAGGTGATCTTCACGATAATATGCTTTTCTTTTTTGCTCTTTCCCTGGTTGCGGGATTAAAAAGAAACAGCATTTCTATAAAAGTGGTTTGA
- a CDS encoding MFS transporter: MRQPPVDPNNTSAKTLQPIPQTVWTLGWMMFLINLSYVMIYSFSGIYLKTLLGVSLGLIGLLEGLAEASSFAMKLLSGMFSDYLRRRKPVMVFGYMLSVFSRPILAMSSSFALVLTARIMERLGNGIQATPRDAMVADVAPPKRIGASYGLKRSLATAGSFFGGVCGILAMIATGDNYQMVFWIASIPAVIAFSILLFVVKEPKKFDHPAVSAEAPMPAPKRRQRIKLSQFPLLGQSFWLLMAVNAIFMLSRMGETFLILHAHTTFELKITYAPVIMMLFNAGWCAASYPVGVVADRMNRYWFLAIGIIFIVLADLILASATSLGIMFIGVAFWGIQYGITQNIFISLIAETVPEDLRGTGFGCYYIISAISALACDTCAGSIAHHYGEARVFIASGIVALMSLLALILIMGYKKRTNFSKSY, encoded by the coding sequence ATGCGACAGCCACCTGTTGACCCAAACAACACTTCGGCTAAGACACTGCAGCCTATCCCTCAAACGGTTTGGACCTTGGGGTGGATGATGTTTTTGATCAATCTGTCTTATGTAATGATCTACAGTTTTTCGGGAATTTACTTAAAAACCCTGTTGGGCGTCTCACTGGGCTTAATTGGCCTCTTGGAAGGTCTTGCCGAAGCCTCCTCCTTTGCCATGAAATTATTATCCGGTATGTTCAGCGACTATTTGCGTCGCCGTAAACCTGTCATGGTCTTTGGCTATATGCTTTCGGTCTTTAGCCGCCCCATTTTAGCCATGTCTAGCTCCTTCGCCCTTGTCCTGACGGCACGTATCATGGAACGGCTGGGTAATGGCATTCAAGCCACCCCTCGGGATGCCATGGTTGCCGACGTAGCCCCCCCTAAAAGAATTGGGGCATCTTATGGATTAAAAAGAAGCTTGGCAACGGCAGGGTCATTTTTCGGCGGCGTCTGTGGAATTTTGGCAATGATCGCAACCGGTGATAACTATCAAATGGTGTTTTGGATCGCCTCTATCCCTGCCGTCATTGCTTTTTCCATTTTACTCTTTGTGGTCAAGGAACCGAAAAAATTTGATCACCCTGCCGTCTCTGCTGAAGCCCCTATGCCTGCCCCAAAACGCCGGCAACGCATTAAACTGTCTCAATTTCCTCTATTGGGGCAATCATTTTGGTTATTGATGGCTGTAAACGCCATTTTTATGCTGTCACGCATGGGCGAAACTTTCCTTATTTTACATGCACACACGACTTTCGAGCTCAAAATAACGTATGCCCCTGTGATTATGATGTTGTTCAATGCAGGTTGGTGCGCGGCCTCTTACCCAGTTGGCGTTGTGGCTGATCGCATGAATCGCTATTGGTTTTTGGCCATTGGGATAATTTTTATTGTTCTGGCCGACTTGATCCTTGCTAGCGCCACATCCTTAGGAATCATGTTTATCGGTGTTGCATTTTGGGGAATACAGTATGGCATCACTCAAAATATTTTCATATCTTTGATTGCTGAGACAGTGCCGGAGGATCTAAGAGGAACAGGTTTTGGCTGTTACTACATAATCAGCGCCATATCTGCCTTAGCTTGTGATACTTGTGCTGGCAGCATCGCCCATCATTATGGCGAAGCCAGGGTGTTTATAGCCAGCGGCATTGTGGCATTAATGTCGCTTTTGGCACTTATTTTGATCATGGGATACAAGAAAAGAACCAATTTCAGTAAATCATATTGA
- a CDS encoding heme biosynthesis HemY N-terminal domain-containing protein translates to MLWFRGARLFLKLTLAAVFAVFLGLNPGSVSLKWFGYQLEMPVAILLVCLFAFISICLVIHSMWRKIWQIPEQYLKFMQKRKTARGEKLLVDALTAIAAQQPDEAVHSIELAKVLIPNHPLISVVAAQSAHMGHDSVKAKSYFETMYKSPALRFLGLRGLILQAKEEKDWLQTETFLKEALKLRPDSPWVQEQILENQIQLVEVGQEQSIQTQGIRRFLKSDVSNTHQGITYWLKAQQSPDDVDAQLTSLNKAHGFMPDHSSIACSLALVLYNSQNLSKAQKVLRNTYKLKPHRDLATCWLKIHPDLKSLDAYQDLEKLTQPHSNHPETLWVMGQAAFEAQLWGQAHKYLQDLHAQYGDTQGVCYMMGQLEEVQHPQNQAVVRSWWRRAMAEASEAVWICEKCDHHSSQWQPICENCGTINKSNWQGFQKVLDKPLLIT, encoded by the coding sequence ATGCTTTGGTTTCGGGGGGCACGTTTATTTTTAAAGCTTACGCTTGCAGCTGTTTTTGCTGTTTTCCTAGGCTTGAATCCAGGTTCCGTTTCTTTGAAATGGTTTGGTTATCAGTTGGAAATGCCTGTCGCCATTCTTTTAGTGTGTCTTTTTGCCTTTATAAGTATTTGCCTTGTGATTCACAGCATGTGGCGAAAGATTTGGCAAATACCTGAACAATATCTAAAATTCATGCAAAAACGCAAGACTGCTAGGGGTGAAAAATTATTAGTTGATGCTTTGACAGCGATTGCTGCACAACAACCAGATGAGGCTGTCCATTCTATTGAGTTAGCCAAGGTTTTGATTCCTAATCATCCCTTGATTTCAGTGGTAGCCGCCCAATCAGCACACATGGGCCATGATTCAGTGAAGGCGAAGTCATATTTTGAAACCATGTACAAAAGTCCCGCTTTACGTTTTCTGGGGTTACGGGGTCTTATCTTGCAAGCCAAAGAAGAAAAAGACTGGTTGCAAACCGAAACATTCTTAAAGGAAGCCTTGAAACTGAGGCCCGATTCACCGTGGGTACAAGAACAAATTCTGGAAAACCAAATTCAGTTGGTGGAAGTTGGTCAAGAACAATCGATTCAAACCCAAGGGATTCGACGGTTTTTAAAAAGTGACGTTTCGAACACGCATCAAGGAATAACATACTGGTTGAAAGCACAGCAGTCCCCTGATGATGTTGATGCTCAACTGACGTCGTTAAATAAAGCCCATGGTTTTATGCCCGACCACAGTTCCATTGCGTGCAGTTTAGCCCTGGTGTTGTATAATTCACAGAACCTGTCAAAAGCACAAAAAGTTTTAAGAAATACCTATAAGTTGAAACCTCATCGGGATTTGGCAACGTGTTGGTTGAAAATTCACCCGGATTTAAAGTCTTTGGATGCCTATCAAGATCTCGAAAAACTAACTCAACCCCACAGCAACCATCCTGAAACCCTATGGGTTATGGGGCAGGCGGCTTTTGAGGCCCAGCTTTGGGGGCAAGCCCATAAATATTTGCAAGATTTGCATGCACAATATGGAGACACTCAGGGTGTGTGCTATATGATGGGGCAGCTGGAGGAAGTTCAACATCCGCAAAATCAGGCTGTTGTCAGGTCATGGTGGAGGCGGGCGATGGCTGAGGCCTCTGAAGCGGTATGGATTTGCGAAAAATGCGACCACCATAGTTCCCAATGGCAACCGATTTGTGAAAACTGTGGAACGATTAATAAAAGCAATTGGCAGGGATTTCAAAAGGTTTTGGATAAGCCGTTATTGATTACTTAG
- a CDS encoding LysE family translocator — translation MDVLSVYFLQWLALISILSLAVMSPGPDFVVVIQNSIVHSRRTGIWVSLGLGFGVLVHVTYTIAGLAAVISESIFLFNTIKWAGAAYLIYIGCRALQSKGAGASVDCDITTEKTTKGISDLKALRLGFFTNVLNPKASLFFLVIFSQLIQPQTPVGWKITYGLTCCAITIGWFSILAYALTQRRIRSLFLGATKWIDRVCGGLMIALGIKVAFMAK, via the coding sequence ATGGACGTATTATCGGTTTATTTTCTCCAATGGCTTGCCCTTATCTCGATTCTTTCTTTGGCTGTGATGTCGCCTGGTCCTGATTTTGTGGTGGTTATTCAAAATTCGATTGTCCATTCCCGCCGCACAGGCATTTGGGTATCCTTGGGTCTGGGCTTTGGCGTGCTGGTGCATGTTACCTACACCATTGCGGGTTTGGCTGCTGTCATCTCAGAGTCGATTTTTTTATTCAATACAATTAAATGGGCGGGGGCGGCGTATCTTATATACATCGGCTGCCGGGCGCTACAATCCAAGGGCGCGGGGGCTTCTGTCGATTGCGACATCACGACAGAAAAAACCACCAAGGGGATCAGTGACTTAAAGGCCCTGCGTTTAGGATTTTTCACAAATGTTTTAAATCCCAAGGCCAGCTTATTTTTCCTTGTTATTTTCAGTCAGCTTATTCAGCCGCAAACGCCTGTCGGGTGGAAGATCACTTATGGCCTAACCTGCTGTGCAATCACCATCGGTTGGTTTTCCATACTGGCCTATGCCCTGACTCAACGGCGTATCAGGAGTCTTTTCTTGGGTGCGACCAAATGGATCGACAGAGTCTGCGGCGGTTTGATGATTGCCTTGGGCATCAAAGTCGCCTTCATGGCGAAGTAA
- the dprA gene encoding DNA-processing protein DprA translates to MKTNFKKIHWLQLIRTNGIGPVRFWQFLKQYGSAEQALKFLSKVYPVEKAEAEIQQHHTKGYHLIAAFEPEFPQTLRRQPDCPPFISIYGNINCLNQPMAAIVGARNASLGGRQLSFSIAQELGKAGWQIVSGLARGIDERAHHGALATGTLGVLAGGVDCIYPPEHQNLYHDIAKKGAVISEMPLGTTPMAGLFPRRNRLIAGLSEGVIVIEAANRSGSLITADYALEQGADIFAVPGSPLDPRCAGSNKLLKQGAIVTESAADVLAVIGTPPSLDNQGQPSALPKETYTPDITKNSGDLKQHLLTDLSLTPTDFELLLPLYPQTASVVLGALCELELEGFVQRHAGNKFSRMPNAS, encoded by the coding sequence ATGAAAACTAACTTTAAGAAAATTCATTGGTTGCAACTGATTCGAACCAATGGAATCGGGCCCGTTCGTTTCTGGCAATTCCTAAAACAATATGGTTCGGCTGAACAGGCCTTAAAATTCCTATCAAAAGTGTATCCCGTTGAAAAGGCAGAGGCCGAAATACAACAGCATCACACAAAAGGGTATCATTTGATTGCCGCTTTTGAACCCGAATTTCCCCAAACGTTAAGACGGCAACCAGATTGCCCCCCCTTTATCAGCATTTATGGAAACATCAATTGTTTGAATCAACCAATGGCAGCAATTGTTGGGGCGCGCAATGCGTCATTAGGCGGGCGCCAACTAAGCTTTTCGATAGCACAAGAACTGGGAAAGGCCGGATGGCAAATCGTATCAGGCCTAGCGCGCGGCATCGATGAACGCGCCCATCATGGAGCTTTGGCAACCGGTACACTGGGCGTTTTGGCAGGGGGCGTTGACTGCATTTACCCCCCAGAGCACCAGAATCTGTATCATGACATTGCTAAAAAAGGGGCTGTCATTTCAGAAATGCCTTTGGGAACGACCCCGATGGCTGGTCTATTCCCCAGACGCAATCGCCTCATCGCTGGCTTAAGCGAGGGGGTCATTGTTATTGAAGCTGCGAACCGATCAGGATCTCTTATTACGGCCGACTATGCCCTTGAACAGGGGGCGGATATTTTTGCCGTTCCAGGTTCCCCCCTAGATCCCCGTTGCGCCGGGTCAAACAAACTTTTAAAACAGGGGGCGATTGTGACGGAGTCAGCAGCTGATGTCCTGGCCGTTATTGGGACTCCTCCCTCCCTTGATAACCAAGGACAACCATCTGCTTTACCCAAAGAAACTTATACACCCGACATAACGAAAAACTCTGGCGATTTAAAGCAACACCTTTTGACAGATCTCAGTTTGACGCCAACCGACTTTGAATTACTTTTGCCGCTTTATCCTCAGACAGCCTCTGTTGTTTTGGGCGCCTTGTGTGAATTGGAATTAGAGGGCTTTGTTCAACGCCATGCTGGGAATAAATTCAGCCGTATGCCCAATGCGTCTTAG
- the ligA gene encoding NAD-dependent DNA ligase LigA, protein MASKSNLTPEQAAAELKTLAKEIADHDYRYYRLNQPTISDQAYDALHRRNREIEVLFPNLIRPDSPSHRVGSAPSPEFEKVKHQAPMLSLDNAFSLDEVGDFIDRIKRFLKWPADQDIPFMAEPKIDGLSASLIYEDGQFVLGATRGDGVEGENITPNLRTIRDIPLILQGDFKPARLEVRGEVYMTKSDFERLNENRQQEDESPFANPRNAAAGSLRQLDSSITAKRPLYFFAYAYFTSEPNGDKTQEEILNTLKTWGFPVNPHVQLCLNQAELKAHYERLEELRPTLNYEIDGVVYKVNDLALQNRLGVVGRAPRHSIAHKFAAEQAETVVEDILIQVGRTGVLTPLAVLKPVFVGGVMVRRATLHNQDEIQRKDVRVGDAVIVQRAGDVIPQVVKSLTNKRPATSQSFIFPTHCPVCQTPVVQTEGQVAIRCPNSFGCAAQAVERLKHFVSRHAFDIEGLGEKHLEAFCQEGLIKNPADIFTLRQHGRVLEKREGWGAQSLQNLWDAIDKCRVISLDRFIYGLGISQIGQVSAKLLAKHYQTIDALLQAGEEDLLSIEGIGPGMSKDLVAFLSDPQQQKLIHDLRKHVTVEPYLVQEAHNSPLKGKTVVFTGALSSLSRGEAKAQAERLGAKVSGSVSAKTDMVVAGADAGSKLKTAQALGVQVLTEDEWLALVGGL, encoded by the coding sequence GTGGCGTCAAAAAGCAATCTTACCCCCGAACAAGCAGCCGCCGAACTGAAAACTTTAGCCAAAGAAATTGCTGACCATGATTACAGGTACTATCGCCTAAATCAGCCGACTATCAGCGACCAGGCTTACGACGCCTTGCACCGGCGCAACCGGGAAATTGAGGTGCTGTTTCCAAACCTGATCCGCCCCGACAGCCCGTCGCATCGGGTGGGCTCGGCTCCATCGCCGGAATTTGAAAAGGTTAAACACCAGGCCCCTATGTTGTCGTTGGATAACGCCTTTTCCCTTGACGAGGTTGGCGACTTTATCGACCGCATTAAACGTTTTTTGAAATGGCCGGCCGACCAAGATATTCCCTTCATGGCAGAGCCCAAGATCGACGGGTTATCGGCGTCTTTAATCTATGAAGATGGGCAATTTGTGTTGGGGGCAACGCGCGGTGATGGGGTAGAGGGGGAGAATATCACCCCCAATTTGAGAACCATTCGCGATATTCCGTTGATTTTGCAGGGTGATTTTAAGCCTGCCCGGTTGGAGGTTCGGGGGGAGGTTTACATGACCAAATCCGACTTTGAAAGGTTGAACGAGAATCGCCAGCAAGAGGACGAATCGCCCTTCGCCAACCCCCGCAATGCAGCCGCAGGGTCGCTTCGCCAATTAGATTCATCGATCACGGCCAAAAGGCCCCTGTACTTTTTTGCGTATGCCTATTTTACGTCTGAGCCTAATGGGGATAAAACCCAAGAGGAAATTTTAAACACGTTAAAAACATGGGGTTTTCCGGTGAACCCACATGTTCAATTATGCCTTAACCAGGCGGAGCTTAAGGCCCATTACGAACGCCTAGAGGAGCTGCGCCCCACTCTGAACTATGAAATTGATGGGGTGGTTTATAAGGTGAACGACCTGGCGTTGCAAAATCGGTTGGGGGTGGTTGGGCGTGCGCCCCGGCATTCGATTGCTCATAAATTTGCCGCCGAACAGGCAGAAACAGTTGTGGAAGATATTCTGATTCAGGTGGGTAGAACCGGCGTTTTGACGCCGCTGGCTGTTTTGAAGCCTGTGTTTGTGGGGGGCGTGATGGTCCGCCGAGCCACCCTTCATAACCAGGACGAGATTCAGCGAAAAGACGTGCGCGTGGGCGATGCGGTGATTGTGCAACGGGCGGGCGACGTGATTCCCCAAGTGGTCAAGTCGCTTACGAATAAACGCCCTGCGACCAGTCAATCTTTTATTTTCCCAACCCATTGTCCGGTTTGTCAAACGCCGGTGGTCCAGACAGAGGGGCAGGTGGCCATACGGTGCCCCAACAGTTTCGGCTGTGCCGCCCAAGCTGTTGAACGCCTGAAGCACTTCGTCAGTCGCCATGCCTTTGATATAGAGGGCTTGGGCGAAAAGCATCTGGAGGCCTTTTGCCAGGAAGGGTTGATCAAAAATCCCGCCGATATTTTTACGCTTCGCCAGCACGGGAGAGTTTTGGAAAAAAGGGAAGGGTGGGGCGCGCAGTCGCTGCAAAACCTATGGGATGCCATCGATAAATGTCGCGTCATATCATTGGATCGATTTATTTATGGGCTGGGCATCTCGCAAATTGGCCAGGTTTCAGCAAAGTTATTGGCGAAGCATTATCAAACGATAGACGCCTTGTTGCAGGCGGGGGAGGAGGACCTTTTGAGCATAGAGGGTATTGGTCCTGGCATGTCGAAGGATCTGGTGGCTTTTTTGTCGGATCCTCAGCAACAAAAACTGATTCATGACCTGCGCAAACACGTCACCGTTGAACCCTATTTGGTGCAGGAGGCGCATAACAGCCCCTTAAAAGGGAAGACGGTTGTTTTCACAGGTGCGTTGAGTAGTTTAAGTCGTGGCGAGGCCAAAGCGCAGGCGGAACGATTAGGCGCCAAGGTCAGTGGATCGGTGTCGGCCAAGACGGATATGGTCGTCGCGGGTGCTGACGCTGGAAGCAAATTGAAAACGGCGCAGGCTTTGGGAGTTCAGGTTTTGACCGAGGATGAATGGCTTGCGTTGGTGGGTGGTTTGTAA
- the ctrA gene encoding response regulator transcription factor CtrA — translation MRILLIEDDSATAKNLELLLKSEGFICDTTDLGEDGLEIGKLYEYDLIILDLLLPDMDGFEVVRRLRAAHIKTPILVLSGLSQTEDKVKGLGSGADDYLTKPFSKNELVARVHAIIRRSHGHSNSIINTGRLSINLQNRTATVDGMTLNLTGKEYAIIELLSLRKGTTLTKEMFLNHLYGGMDEPELKIIDVFICKLRRKIADATAGDGYIETVWGRGYVLREPIEEGLAESLPHGLTERLANGDISLPATPARPQSSEPISFIASPDF, via the coding sequence ATGCGTATTTTGCTTATAGAAGATGATTCGGCGACAGCGAAAAATTTAGAATTGCTTTTAAAGTCAGAGGGATTCATATGCGATACCACTGATTTAGGCGAAGATGGCTTGGAAATTGGAAAACTTTATGAATATGACCTGATCATTCTGGATTTATTATTGCCTGATATGGATGGATTTGAGGTCGTTCGACGTTTAAGGGCGGCGCATATCAAAACGCCAATTTTGGTTTTGTCTGGTCTTAGCCAAACGGAAGATAAAGTTAAGGGTTTAGGGTCTGGGGCTGACGATTATCTTACGAAGCCTTTCAGTAAAAATGAATTGGTAGCCCGAGTTCATGCGATTATTCGTCGTTCCCATGGGCATTCTAATTCAATCATCAACACAGGGCGCCTGTCCATTAATTTGCAGAATAGAACGGCCACCGTTGATGGCATGACGTTAAACCTGACCGGAAAAGAATACGCAATTATAGAGTTGTTATCCCTTCGAAAGGGGACAACCCTTACAAAAGAAATGTTCTTAAATCATTTGTATGGGGGGATGGACGAGCCCGAGCTGAAGATTATTGATGTATTTATTTGCAAGCTGCGACGCAAAATTGCGGATGCGACCGCTGGAGATGGCTATATTGAAACTGTTTGGGGGCGTGGATATGTGTTGCGGGAACCGATCGAAGAGGGTCTAGCAGAATCCTTACCGCATGGACTGACTGAGCGTTTGGCGAATGGTGATATCTCGCTTCCGGCAACACCGGCACGCCCTCAATCGTCTGAACCCATCAGTTTTATAGCCAGCCCAGATTTCTAA